The region TTGTCGTAGTAGCCGGTGAAGTTGTAGGCGTGGTGCAGCGAGGCCATGAACTTCATCCCCTGGCCGCGGACGGCCTGTGCGTGCAGGCCCACGAGGTCGAGTCGGGGGCCGTGCTGGACGGAGTTCCACGGGTTTGCGCGGCTGTTCCACATGGAGAAGCCGTCGTGGTGCTCGGCGACCGGGCCCGCGAACCGCGCGCCCGCCGCCTTGAACAGCTGCGCCCAGGCGTTCGGGTCCCAACTGCCGCCCTGGGAGGTGAGTTTGGGGGCGAACTGCACGAACCTGCCCGACTTGTCGCGGGCCCCGTCGATGAAGTTGTGGTACGGCCATGCCGACGGGTCGCCGTAGGTGGAGATGTGGTGCCGGTTCTCGTTGGAGCCGCCGATGTACATGTTGCGCGGGTACCACTCGTTGCCGAACGCGGGGACGCTGAAGGCGCCCCAGTGGTAGTAGATGCCGAACTTCGCGTCCTTGAACCAGGTCGGGGCCGGGGGGTGCTGGTCGACGGAGGACCAGCTCGGGGTGTAGCTGGTGGGGCCGTCGGTCGCGGCCGCCTGGGGGGCGAACCGCAGCAGGCCCAGGGCCGTGGCCGCGCCGGTCGCCCCGATCAGCCGGCGCCGGCTGATCGGGAGGGGTGAGGAAGTCATGCGGAGCCTCTCAGCGTCGTTGAGGGGTCGGTCGTCCCGGCTGTCCCGGGATCAGTCGCGCGTCCACTTCTGGTTGCTCGCGCCGTTGCAGGTCCACAGCTGCAGCAGGGTGCCGTTGGCGGTTGCGGCGCCGGCGGCGTCCAGGCACAGGCCGGACTGGGCTGTGATCGTGCCGTCGGCGCCCAGCGTCCACTTCTGCTTGCCGCTGCCGTCGCAGGTCCAGATGTCGACCTTGGTACCGGGGCTGGTGCCGCCGCCCGAGGCGTCCAGGCAGGCGCTGCCGTAGACGCGCAGTTCACCGGCCGAGGTGCTCGTCCACTGCTGGTTGGCGCCGCCGTTGCAGTCCCACAGCGCCACCTGGGTGCCGGACGTCTGCGACGCGTTCGGTACGTCCACGCACCGGCCGGAGCCGGCCCCGACGATCGTGGCGATCGAGCCGCCACCGCCTCCGCCGCTGCCGGGGGTGAGGGACAGGTTGTCGAACTGTGCCGTCTCGTTCTGGCTGGTCTGGTAGCCGACCTGGCCGGCGGCCCAGGTGCGGTCGTTGGCGGAACCGACCGTGGCTCCGTCGATGACGGCGGTGATGGTGCTGCCGGAGAAGGTCAGCGCCAGGGTGTGCCAGCGGTTGGTGCCCAGGGGCGCGGTCGTGCCGCTCGCGAGGGTGGCGACGTTGCCGTTGGTGCGCGAGTTCAGGATCGACCAGGCTCCGGTGTCGCTCACCCGCAGGTGGTAGGCGTTCAGTCCGCCGGTGCTGGAGTAGTCCTGTGCGTTCGCGCGGCCGATGAGCTCGGCGTATCCCGATTGTTCGAGCAGTACGTCGGACGAGACGGTGTAGTTGTTCCAGCTCACGTCACCGAGCAGGGCGTGCGGATCGGACAGCGCGTCCCAGGTGATCGGCTTCTGCGGGCTCATCTGGCGCACACACCTGCCGGTGCGGCCGCCGCCGCAGCCCGCCACCTCGAAGGCGCCCTGCCAGTCCATGAGGTACTTCGCCTCGTTACCGGTGGCGTAGCCGTCGAAGGAGTCGCTGTACGGCAGGCTCATCGCGCCCGAGGCGGGGCCGGTGGCGGTGCCCTTGCCCTGGCCGGTCGTGGTGGTCAGGGTGTAGACGCGGTGGGGCTTCACGGTCAAGGAGAAGCCGCCGCCCGTGGGGGTGATGTCGGTGGTGTGCGCGAAATGGTCGGCCGTGTTGCCGGAGTTGACGTCGGTCGACCAGACGTGGACGGCTCCGGTGGACAGGCCCCCGGTGACGTTGAAGTCCAGTGTCTGGTCGCCGCCCGCGTCCATCGTCTCGATGACCGTGGAGTAGTCGGAGGTGGTCGGCGACTTCAGCGACACGTAGCTGCCGTTGTTCCGGTTGCCGCCGATGTAGCCGCTGGAGGCGTCGAGGTACTTCCACCCCGGGGCCGTGAACTGGGTGGTGTGCGCCATCACCCAGGTGTTCTTGCCGATCGAGTAGTGCCCCGACCACGGCTGCGCGGCCAGGGAGAGACCCATGGTGGGATACGGCAGGTTCGGGGTGAGCGCCGCGACCACCGGCCAGTTGAGGTACGCGGTCATCCGGCCGTCGATGTATCCGCGGTTGATGCCGCGGGCCATCGCCGGTGCTCCCCCGTTGTAGTCGTCCGAGCCGTTCTCGCTGGCCCACAGGGGTTTGCCGCTCGACATGGCGGCCGACGGCACCGAGCAGTTGGACTGGGAGGAGCGGTAGCCGCAGGGGTAGTGCGTACCGATGGCGTTCACGGCGGAGGCGAACGCCGGGTTGGAGTTGACGTCGTTCGCCACGGCCCAGTCGGAGTCGGCCGCGACGATCTTGACGCTGCCGTAGCCGTTGTTGTTGAGCGCGCTACGCAGTTGCTGGTACCAGGAGACGTTGTAACCCCGCTCGTTCCAACCGCCGAGGTAGTCGATGGTGAGCCCGTGCTGCTTTGCGCAACCCAGCCACGAGAGCAGGTAGTTGGTCATGTCGTTGGACCAGAAGTTCCCGCCGCCGATCCAGCCGGGCGCGCCCCAGGAGAGCCCGTACAGCTTGATGGCGGGGTTTCGGGCCTTCGCCTGCTCCATCAGCCACCACTCGTAGCCCCGGTCGCAGTTGAGGTCGGAGCGGGTGTGCTGGTGGCTGGGCTCGGCCCCCGAGGTGGAGTTGGTGTCCCCGCCGATCTCGGCCTTGAGGATCTGCAGCGAGGCGCCGTAGCCGGGCCGGAAGAGGTAGTCGAGGATCTGCCCGCGCTGGGGCTCGGGATAGTCGATCAGGAGCCTGCTGTTGCCGCCTCCGCCACTGATCGCGCCGACTCCGTCGAAGGTCCGCCCGCCGGACGCGCCGTTGATGGTGATGGACGTCGCGGCCTGGGCCGGTACGGCGGTCGTGGCCACGAGGCCGCCCGCTGCCAGGACGAGGCCCGCGAGCACGGCCGTCGAGGCGCGCATGCGCCTGAACAGCCCTCTGATTGCTGACACGTTGGGGATTCCTTTCGCAGGTCGATGGGGTCCGCGTCGGGTGCGGTATCAGCGGACGACGAAGTCCTGGTTGCTGCCCGGCGCGTTCTTGCACTGCCACTGGTCCAGTTGCTGTCCCGCGGTGCTGCCGGCGCCGTAGACGTCCAGACACAGACCGCTGTTGCGGTTCTGGAACGCGTAGCTGCCGTCGGACTGGCGCACGGGCAGCCAGAGCGCGTTGGGCGCCGCGCCGGGGGCCTGCTGGACGATGTCAGGAACGCCCGCCGCCGTGGAGCTGCCGGCGACCGTCACGTCCAGGCCGGAGCTCTGGGCGCGCAGTTCGCCGTAGCCGCCCGAATCGGGCACGAACTGGAACTGCTGGTTGCCCTGCCCGTTGCAGGACCACTGGTCGATCGCGGCGCCCGCGCTGGTGGAGTTGCCGTACACGTCCAGGCACAGGTTGTTGCTGGCGACGACGAGTTGGTGGGAGCCGTCCGGGAAGCCGCCACCGCCCCCACCGCCGGACGATGCCGGTGTCAGATAGACGGAGAACGCGTCGTGCGAGCCCTGGAACGTGAACGGCACGGTGATCGAGTCGCCCGAGACGCTCACGTTCTGGTCGTACACGGTCTGCGGCGCGGCCAGCGGCGCCTGGTCCGGGATGCGGTGGACGGTGACATGCACACCGCCGGCGCTCGTCAGCCAGGGCAGGGACGACAGCCCGTTGAAGGCGACGGACGCGTCCCCGGTGTATCCGTTCGAGTCGCCGACGACGGCCACCACGCGTTTCGCGGCGGGGTCCTCGGATGCCGAGACAGCCGTCGAGCCGACCTGGCCGGAGGTGGCGACGAGGGTGCCGGTCAGGTCGGCGTAGTCCCGAAGCGCCCACCAGTTGCCGGTCGGCTGCCAGGTGCCCCCGCTCTGGGTGAGCACTCCCGTCAGGTTCGGGACGACGCAGCACACCCAGTTGCCGCGCATCGCGTTGGTGTAGTCGGACTGCGCGAACCGCGCCAGGTACCAGGCGGTCACCCCGGCGGTCTGTCGGTCGGCCGGCTGGTACTCGTTCGAGGACAGCGGCAACGGACCGATGCCCGCCGAGCTCAGGGCGGCGCGCAGGCTCTGCCCGACGGTGACGGGGTCGTCGACGTCGCCCTCGTTGTGGTTGGCGATCATGTCCGGAACCGTCCCGGCCGACTTCACGTGCGCGAGCCAGGTGCGCCACTGACCGGGGTTGCCCTGCGGGGTGAACGCGAACGACGGGCCCACGATCTGCGCCCCGGGGGCGATACGCCGGATCTCCCGGTAGGCGGTGTCCCACATCTGGAAGTACTGGGCGCTGTTGACGCCCCGGGTCCAGAAGGCGGAGATGTCCGGCTCGTTCCAGATGTCGTAGGAGAACGTGAGCCCCGAAGCCTGCAGCGCCCCCACCGTGGAGTCGATGAAGCTGACCCAGTTGGAGCAGTCACCGTTGTCGCACGGGTACCTCGTGTTCGAGGGCTGGCCGCCGTTCGCGCCGTAGATGTCGCTCACGAGCACCTGGTACTGCGCGTGATACGGCGGTTGGGTGAGCCGTTTCGCCTGCGCGGTGATCGAGTCGAGGTCGGCGCGGGTGGCCGAGCCGTACTGGTAGCCGTCCTTGATCCAGCCGCCGGAGAACCAGCCGCCACCGCGGAACGCGTTGATCCCCAGCGGCTGGAGGAACCGGTCCACGGGCTGGGTACCGTCCTGGCTGATGCCGTAGAGGAACCCCTCCCCCACGCCGGTCGACGGTCCCCGCGTCGAGGCCAGGTTCACGCTCAGCGACTTGACCGCGGCGGCCTGGCTCGATGCCGTCGACGACAACGGCAGCACGAGCGCCAGGACCAGCCCGGCCACCGCGGCCAGCCGGCCGGTTGTCCCTCTCGTCCTCATCAGATCCTCCTGAGACAGGGCGCCGCTGCGCTGCGGCGCGCGTGCTGGACAGGGCCTGCTTCCGTACGTGAGTGGTGCACGGCGCGGCGACCTGCCGGGGCGGCGACGGGCTGCCGCCCCGGAGCCGAGTGCGGGCGCGCCACCGGGTCGGCGCGGCGACGATCGCCGGCGGACGAGCGGCGGAGCGGTGCCGCGCGTTCAGCGATAGCCGGCGGCGGTGATGTCGGCCTGCACCGCGTTGTCGGTCGCGTCGGAGGGGTAGCCGGCGACGATGGCCCCCTCGTAGAAGGTGCCGGCGCTCAGGTTGGCGCCGCCGCCGGGCTTGCAGCAGTCACCGCCGCTGCCCAGGATGATGGCCCCCTGCTTCTTCATGGGGCTGTATCCGCCGGGCAGCCCGCCGTCCCACAGGGTGGTCAGGTTCCCCGACTGGGCGCTGCCGCCCTTGAGGGCCAACCTCGACGTGCCGTTGTTCTTCAGCATCGCGGTGACGAACTTGTCCGTGAAGGCCCGCTGGTTGGGGTTCCAGGACTGGCTGCCGCCGGAGTACAGGCCCCATTCGAGGTCGGCCTGCACCCAGGGGCCCCGTCCCGAACAGCCGCCGAACCAGCACTGGGTGCTGAAGTTGATCGCGTCCATCGCGCCTGCCGCGTCGGCCTTGCGGGTCGTCTCGCTGTTGCCGTAGTCGAAGCAGCAGCCGCCGTTGACGTGGGTGCCGCTGGTCACCATGTAGGCCCCTTCGGGCGCTGCACCTGTCGGTACGCCCGTCAGGTGGCCGTCGCGCCAGTAGCTGTTCCCCGGGTTGATGTACAGCGAGTACGCCTTGGTGCCCCCGGCGGTCAGCGACTCGGAGGTGGCCTTCGCGGGGCTGCTCTGGTTCGAGCCCGGGACCTGGGCGGAGCCCTGGTACCACAGGTCGTTGCCGTGTCCCGACTGGTCGCGGACGACCGTGATCACGCAGGAGGTGCCAGCGCAGAACGCGTCCTGCGCCGCGGCGTCGGCGAAGCCGCCGGGCGCCAGCAGACCGATGTCCCGGGTGGTGTTGTCCGAGGCCCGCCTGACCTGGTAGAGGGAGCCGTTGTAGGAACCGTAGAGCGCTCGCACGGTGCTGTGCGCGGCCACGCACGGTGTACCGGCGGCGGCGTAGATGCCGCACGGGCCCGATCCGCCCGGCACGGGCGGCGGGGAGGTCGGCGAGGTCCATTTCTGGTTGCTCTGGCCGTTGCAGGTCCACAGGATGAGCGCGGTGCCGTTGGCCGTGGCCGCCCCGTTCACGTCCAGGCAGAATCCGGAGGCGGTACCGGTGACGGGTCCGTCGGAGGTGTGGCGCCACATCTGGGTCGGCCGTCCGTCGCACGGCCGGATGACCACCGGGGCTCCCGGGGCCGTCCGGTTGTCGTACGCGTCCACGCACCGGGTGCCGTTCATCGCCCTCAGCTCGCCCGCCGACGTGAACTCGAACGCCTGGTTGACCTGGTCGTTGCAGTCCCAGATCTGCAGCGCCGTGCCCGACGTGTCGACGTTGCCCGTGACGTCCAGGCACCGCCCCGACGCCGAGCTCACCAGGGCTGCCGTCGATGCCGAGGCGGACCAGGTCGGCGCGGATGCCAGCAGCATGGCCAGCAGGGCCAGCACGCATGCGGAGGCCGCTGCCGGTAAGCGGGACGCGCGTGCGGTGGGGGTGGGGGGCGGAGCGGATGGAGGCTGCATTCTGTGTCCTCGGATATGCGGGGGTGCGGACGGAGAGTGCCGTGCCTGTCCGAAGGGTTCGGAAGGGGTGGAAGGGGTGTCGACCGCTCCCGGCCGGGTGCCCGTGAGCACTCACAGGGAACACTCAGACATCCCATGTTGCTAGTGATCCCACAGGCCCATCTAGCTGTCAATAGCCCTGTCCCGACGATCCAGCGAGGAGATTCATCCCATGTTTCTGCTGGTCAAACCGCTGTACGGGCATGCCGAATCCGCGCCCGGCGACGGTCGCCGTGCCGGGCGCGGGTCTTTGTGTCCGTCACCTCACCCGAGGGTCCGCCGCTGGACCTGATCGACCGCCGAAGCCGGCGGCCTGATCCAGCCTGCCGCGTCCGCCGCCCGCACCCCCGCGTTGAAGGCGTCCGCCATCTTGCGGAAGCCGTTCTCGTTGGGGTGCAGGGCATCGGAGAGGTCCGCCCTGTTCAACGCGCCCATGTCCACCAGGCGTACGTGCTTGCCGGCGGCCCGCGCGGCCTGGACGATCGCGGGAAGCTTGGCGTTGAACCCGGGCCGGTTGGCCTCCTCGGTGCCGCTGGTGGAGATGATCACGGTGCCGACGAGAACGGTCACGCCGGGGACGTCGCGGGTGATCTGGTCGATCAGCGCACGCAGCCGGTCGGGAGCGGTCGGGATCTGGTAGTTGCCGTTGAGGTCGTTGGTGCCGATCTCCAGGGTCACCACGTTCGGACGGTAGCGGGCCAGCACGGAGTCGGCGATGCCCGCGATCTGGTCGATGCGCCAGCCGGAGTGGCCTTCGTTGTCCGGGTCGGACATGGTGCCGTTGCGGCCGGAGCCGACGAAGTCCACGGCGTGCCCGTCGGCCGACAGCTGGTTGCGCAGAAAGCCTCGGTAGCTGTTGCCGGACGGGCTGCCGACGCCCCAGGTGATCGAGTCACCCAAGGGCATCAGCCGTAGAGCGGCGGGCGCGGTGGCATCCGCGGTAGAGGGTGGCGACCCGGTGCCGGTGGCGGCCACCGCCGGTAAAGCGGTGGCGACAGCCAGCGTCGCCGCCAGCGCGACGGTCAGGAATGACGAGTACTTCCGCATGAGCGTTCCTCACTGGTGCGGGACAGTGGGTGGGGGTGAACGGGTGGGTGGATGGATGGATGGGGTGAACGGTCGGGGGGTGAACGGGTGCGCGAGTCGGTCAGCGCGGGGTGAAGTCCTGGTTGCTGCCTGCCGTGTTCTTGCATGACCACTGGTCGAGCTGCTGGCCCGCGTTACCTCCGCCGCCGTAGGCGTCCAGGCACAGGCCGCTGTTCTGGTTCTGGAAGGAGTACGAGCCGTCCGACTGCCGTACGGGCAGCCACAGCCCGGCCGCCGCCGTACTCGGGGCCTGCTGCACGATGTTGGGTACGCCGGCGGCCGTGGAACCGCCGGACACCGCCACGACCAGCCCGGAGCTCTGCGCCTGCAACTGCCCGAAACCGCCCGAGGCCGGCACGAACTGGAACTGCTGGTTGCCCTGCCCGCCGCAGGTCCACTCGGCGATCGCGGCGCCCGCGCTGCCGGAGTTTCCGTACACGTCCAGGCACAGGCCGCCCGAGCCGAACGCCAGTTGGTGGTAGCCACTGGGGAAGCCCCCACCGCTGTCGCCCGACGGCTGTACGCCTGCCTGCTGGATGACCTGGCGGGCACCCTGCGGCCAGTTGGTGCCGCTGACCTGGACGTTGCCGGTCAGCACGTTGTTGTGCGGAGGGCCGGTGGCCACGTAGGTGTTGCCGCCGTTGTACCAGTTGCCGGAGAACGTGCTGTCGTCGGTGTGGTTGTTCGCGTTGGCGTTGGTGAGCGCCCAGTTGCTCGCGTCCTGCACCACGTTGCCCGACACCTTCAGGTACCGGGAGCCCTCGTCGAGGTACAGCGCGGTGGTGCGGTTGTTGTCGTACATGTAGTTGTCGGAGATCACCGAGCCGGGGGCCGCCGACAGGCTGTAGATGCTGCCGCCGTCGAACATCGCGTTCTTCGTGTCGAAGACCAGGTTGTGGGTGACGGTGTTGTTCTTCAGCGTCGTCGGAGTGCTGTAGACGGGCTGGTAGTTGTACGTGCCCCGGTTGACGTAGTCCTGACTGCCGCCGGGGTCGTTCATCCCCCAGCCCCAGCCGATGTCGATCCCGTCGTAGGGCAGATGGTCCGTCTGGTTGTGGGTGATCGTCGCGTTCGTGACGTAGGTGGACAGGATCCCCGTGGTCTCCTTGTAGTCCGTGCCCACCCCGCTGACCTTGTTGTTGCTGATGGTGATGTTCTGGTTGGTCATCCGCGGGTTGCTCGGGTGGTGCGCGTCCGACAGGATCCCGCCGACCTGGATGCCGCTGCCGGAGAGGTTGGTGAACGTGTTGCCGGTGATGGTGACACCGTTCGCGCCGAGTCCGGTGCCGGAGGCAGTGGCGACGCCGTCGTTGCCCACGCCCAGTCCGGCCTGCCCGAGTCCGGAGAACGTGTTGCCGGAGAACGTGATGCCGCTCGCGGCGGAGACCTGGACGGCCGCGGGCATCTGCTCCCAGTGGTTACGGGTGGCCTCGAACTGCGTGCACCCCGACTTGCAGGTGCTCAGCCAGTTGG is a window of Streptomyces sp. B21-083 DNA encoding:
- a CDS encoding ricin-type beta-trefoil lectin domain protein — encoded protein: MSAIRGLFRRMRASTAVLAGLVLAAGGLVATTAVPAQAATSITINGASGGRTFDGVGAISGGGGNSRLLIDYPEPQRGQILDYLFRPGYGASLQILKAEIGGDTNSTSGAEPSHQHTRSDLNCDRGYEWWLMEQAKARNPAIKLYGLSWGAPGWIGGGNFWSNDMTNYLLSWLGCAKQHGLTIDYLGGWNERGYNVSWYQQLRSALNNNGYGSVKIVAADSDWAVANDVNSNPAFASAVNAIGTHYPCGYRSSQSNCSVPSAAMSSGKPLWASENGSDDYNGGAPAMARGINRGYIDGRMTAYLNWPVVAALTPNLPYPTMGLSLAAQPWSGHYSIGKNTWVMAHTTQFTAPGWKYLDASSGYIGGNRNNGSYVSLKSPTTSDYSTVIETMDAGGDQTLDFNVTGGLSTGAVHVWSTDVNSGNTADHFAHTTDITPTGGGFSLTVKPHRVYTLTTTTGQGKGTATGPASGAMSLPYSDSFDGYATGNEAKYLMDWQGAFEVAGCGGGRTGRCVRQMSPQKPITWDALSDPHALLGDVSWNNYTVSSDVLLEQSGYAELIGRANAQDYSSTGGLNAYHLRVSDTGAWSILNSRTNGNVATLASGTTAPLGTNRWHTLALTFSGSTITAVIDGATVGSANDRTWAAGQVGYQTSQNETAQFDNLSLTPGSGGGGGGSIATIVGAGSGRCVDVPNASQTSGTQVALWDCNGGANQQWTSTSAGELRVYGSACLDASGGGTSPGTKVDIWTCDGSGKQKWTLGADGTITAQSGLCLDAAGAATANGTLLQLWTCNGASNQKWTRD
- a CDS encoding RICIN domain-containing protein, encoding MRTRGTTGRLAAVAGLVLALVLPLSSTASSQAAAVKSLSVNLASTRGPSTGVGEGFLYGISQDGTQPVDRFLQPLGINAFRGGGWFSGGWIKDGYQYGSATRADLDSITAQAKRLTQPPYHAQYQVLVSDIYGANGGQPSNTRYPCDNGDCSNWVSFIDSTVGALQASGLTFSYDIWNEPDISAFWTRGVNSAQYFQMWDTAYREIRRIAPGAQIVGPSFAFTPQGNPGQWRTWLAHVKSAGTVPDMIANHNEGDVDDPVTVGQSLRAALSSAGIGPLPLSSNEYQPADRQTAGVTAWYLARFAQSDYTNAMRGNWVCCVVPNLTGVLTQSGGTWQPTGNWWALRDYADLTGTLVATSGQVGSTAVSASEDPAAKRVVAVVGDSNGYTGDASVAFNGLSSLPWLTSAGGVHVTVHRIPDQAPLAAPQTVYDQNVSVSGDSITVPFTFQGSHDAFSVYLTPASSGGGGGGGFPDGSHQLVVASNNLCLDVYGNSTSAGAAIDQWSCNGQGNQQFQFVPDSGGYGELRAQSSGLDVTVAGSSTAAGVPDIVQQAPGAAPNALWLPVRQSDGSYAFQNRNSGLCLDVYGAGSTAGQQLDQWQCKNAPGSNQDFVVR
- a CDS encoding arabinofuranosidase catalytic domain-containing protein, with translation MALLAMLLASAPTWSASASTAALVSSASGRCLDVTGNVDTSGTALQIWDCNDQVNQAFEFTSAGELRAMNGTRCVDAYDNRTAPGAPVVIRPCDGRPTQMWRHTSDGPVTGTASGFCLDVNGAATANGTALILWTCNGQSNQKWTSPTSPPPVPGGSGPCGIYAAAGTPCVAAHSTVRALYGSYNGSLYQVRRASDNTTRDIGLLAPGGFADAAAQDAFCAGTSCVITVVRDQSGHGNDLWYQGSAQVPGSNQSSPAKATSESLTAGGTKAYSLYINPGNSYWRDGHLTGVPTGAAPEGAYMVTSGTHVNGGCCFDYGNSETTRKADAAGAMDAINFSTQCWFGGCSGRGPWVQADLEWGLYSGGSQSWNPNQRAFTDKFVTAMLKNNGTSRLALKGGSAQSGNLTTLWDGGLPGGYSPMKKQGAIILGSGGDCCKPGGGANLSAGTFYEGAIVAGYPSDATDNAVQADITAAGYR
- a CDS encoding SGNH/GDSL hydrolase family protein — translated: MRKYSSFLTVALAATLAVATALPAVAATGTGSPPSTADATAPAALRLMPLGDSITWGVGSPSGNSYRGFLRNQLSADGHAVDFVGSGRNGTMSDPDNEGHSGWRIDQIAGIADSVLARYRPNVVTLEIGTNDLNGNYQIPTAPDRLRALIDQITRDVPGVTVLVGTVIISTSGTEEANRPGFNAKLPAIVQAARAAGKHVRLVDMGALNRADLSDALHPNENGFRKMADAFNAGVRAADAAGWIRPPASAVDQVQRRTLG
- a CDS encoding RICIN domain-containing protein: MSRARTVHGLWVAPIALLTLLAGGPVTAGVAYGLPMERQVAVADLYVAPDAAPGGDGSAGRPFATVDQAQQPAHRLSADSDVAVHLAGGTYRLSRPLTFGSGDGGQNGHTITYQAVSGQQPVLSGAQQVTGWQVHDQTKNIWSVHVGTGVNSRQLYVNGKGAPRAAIQVSRSGFTFTQTGLTVTDSSLDYLAGLTDQSHMEVESVNSFTDRYAPVKSISGRTVTMQQPAWNNNSWGYDTVNAPFAGGTMYLENNYAFLKQAGQWYLDSSTGDLYYRAQQGQDPNSLDVELPRLQSLLGVSGSYASPATGLAFAGLRFTGTSWLGPSGPDGYADQQSGAHITGAFAMPANWLSTCKSGCTQFEATRNHWEQMPAAVQVSAASGITFSGNTFSGLGQAGLGVGNDGVATASGTGLGANGVTITGNTFTNLSGSGIQVGGILSDAHHPSNPRMTNQNITISNNKVSGVGTDYKETTGILSTYVTNATITHNQTDHLPYDGIDIGWGWGMNDPGGSQDYVNRGTYNYQPVYSTPTTLKNNTVTHNLVFDTKNAMFDGGSIYSLSAAPGSVISDNYMYDNNRTTALYLDEGSRYLKVSGNVVQDASNWALTNANANNHTDDSTFSGNWYNGGNTYVATGPPHNNVLTGNVQVSGTNWPQGARQVIQQAGVQPSGDSGGGFPSGYHQLAFGSGGLCLDVYGNSGSAGAAIAEWTCGGQGNQQFQFVPASGGFGQLQAQSSGLVVAVSGGSTAAGVPNIVQQAPSTAAAGLWLPVRQSDGSYSFQNQNSGLCLDAYGGGGNAGQQLDQWSCKNTAGSNQDFTPR